One Rhinopithecus roxellana isolate Shanxi Qingling chromosome 7, ASM756505v1, whole genome shotgun sequence DNA segment encodes these proteins:
- the SOWAHD gene encoding ankyrin repeat domain-containing protein SOWAHD, which yields MAQPGGAANRAPTASLAPAAQSLRCAPQPRPSRADTGSLGRYWGKAAATASREPPFPGTLMHSGAGSGRRRGALRELLGLQRAAPAGWLSEERAEELGGPSGPGSSRLCLEPREHAWILAAAEGRYEVLRELLEAEPELLLRGDPITGYSVLHWLAKHGRHEELILVHDFALRRGLRLDVSAPGSGGLTPLHLAALQGHDMVIKVLVGALGADATRRDHSGHRACHYLRPDAPWRLRELSGAEEWEMESGSGCTNLNNNSSGTTAWRAASAVGATAVETSRRAAASRTKAKDAAGSRVAQMHGLFRHLFPSFQDR from the coding sequence ATGGCCCAGCCCGGAGGGGCCGCGAACCGGGCACCCACGGCCTCTCTCGCGCCGGCCGCGCAGAGCCTGCGGTGCGCCCCGCAGCCCCGCCCCTCGAGAGCGGACACTGGTAGCCTGGGCAGGTACTGGGGCAAAGCCGCAGCCACCGCCTCCCGGGAGCCCCCCTTCCCAGGCACGCTGATGCACTCTGGAGCGGGCTCAGGGCGCCGGCGGGGAGCGCTGCGGGAACTGCTGGGGCTGCAGCGGGCGGCTCCTGCCGGGTGGCTGTCGGAGGAGCGCGCCGAGGAGCTGGGCGGGCCCAGCGGGCCGGGCAGCAGCAGGCTGTGCCTGGAACCGCGGGAGCACGCGTGGATTCTGGCGGCCGCCGAGGGCCGCTATGAGGTGCTGCGGGAGCTGCTGGAGGCTGAGCCGGAGCTGCTGCTGCGGGGCGACCCGATCACCGGCTACTCGGTTCTGCACTGGCTGGCCAAGCACGGGCGCCACGAGGAGCTCATTCTAGTACACGACTTCGCCCTACGCCGGGGGCTGCGGCTCGACGTGAGCGCCCCAGGCAGCGGCGGCCTCACGCCCCTCCACCTGGCGGCCCTTCAGGGCCACGACATGGTAATCAAGGTGCTGGTGGGTGCCCTGGGTGCCGACGCTACGCGCCGCGACCACAGCGGCCACCGGGCCTGCCACTACCTGCGGCCCGACGCGCCCTGGAGGTTGCGGGAGCTGTCGGGAGCCGAGGAATGGGAGATGGAAAGCGGCAGCGGGTGCACCAACCTGAACAACAACAGCAGCGGCACCACTGCGTGGAGGGCCGCGAGCGCAGTGGGCGCGACGGCTGTGGAGACAAGCAGGAGAGCGGCGGCGTCGCGGACCAAGGCGAAGGACGCCGCGGGCAGCCGGGTGGCGCAAATGCATGGCCTTTTCCGCCATCTGTTCCCCTCATTCCAGGACCGTTGA